A single Oryctolagus cuniculus chromosome 18, mOryCun1.1, whole genome shotgun sequence DNA region contains:
- the MEIS3 gene encoding homeobox protein Meis3 isoform X10: MARRYDELPHYPRLPDGFPEAAPSAPRAPGPYGPPRPPQPPAPGLDSDGLKRDKDEIYGHPLFPLLALVFEKCELATCSPRDGASPGLGSPPGGDVCSSDSFNEDIAAFAKQVRSERPLFSSNPELDNLMVQAIQVLRFHLLELEKVHDLCDNFCHRYITCLKGKMPIDLVIEDRDSGCKDDLEDYPAPCPSLPDQSTTWIRDQEDSGSVQLGTPGPSSGGLASHSGDNSSDQGDGLDTSVASPSSGGEEEELDQERRRNKKRGIFPKVATNIMRAWLFQHLSHPYPSEEQKKQLAQDTGLTILQVNNWFINARRRIVQPMIDQSNRTGQGAAFSPEGQPLAGYAETQQQVTVRPGSVGMSLNVEGEWRYL, translated from the exons ATGGCCCGGAGG tACGATGAGCTGCCCCACTACCCACGCCTCCCGGACGGCTTCCCTGAGGCAGCACCCTCGGCACCCAGAGCCCCCGGGCCCTacggcccgccccggcccccccagccccctgccccaggcctggacAGTGACGGCCTGAAGAGGGACAAGGACGAGATCTACGG ACACCCGCTCTTCCCGCTGCTGGCCCTGGTCTTTGAGAAATGTGAGCTGGCCACGTGCTCACCTCGTGATGGGGCCAGCCCGGGGCTGGGCAGTCCCCCGGGCGGCGACGTCTGCTCCTCCGATTCCTTCAATGAGGACATCGCTGCCTTTGCCAAGCAG GTCCGCTCCGAGAGGCCCCTCTTCTCCTCCAACCCAGAGCTGGACAACCTG ATGGTCCAGGCCATCCAGGTGCTGCGGTTCCACCTGCTGGAGCTGGAGAAG GTCCACGACCTGTGCGACAACTTCTGTCACCGCTACATCACCTGCCTCAAGGGGAAGATGCCCATCGACCTGGTCATTGAGGACCGCGACAGCGGCTGCAAGGACGACCTCGAGGACTAcccggccccctgccccagcctcccagaCCAG TCTACCACGTGGATTAGAGACCAGGAGGACAGTGGGTCTGTGCAGCTGGGGACCCCGGGTCCCTCCAGCGGAGGCCTGGCCTCTCACAGTGGGGACAACTCCAGTGACCAAG GGGATGGCCTGGACACCAGCGTGGCCTCTCCCAGTTCCGGgggcgaggaggaggagctggaccaggagcgGCGGCGCAACAAGAAGCGGGGGATCTTCCCCAAGGTGGCCACCAACATCATGAGGGCCTGGCTGTTCCAGCACCTCTCG CACCCGTACCCCTCCGAGGAGCAGAAGAAGCAGCTGGCGCAGGACACGGGGCTCACCATCCTACAGGTCAACAACTG GTTCATTAACGCCCGGAGGCGCATCGTGCAGCCCATGATCGACCAATCCAACCGCACAG GGCAGGGCGCGGCCTTCAGCCCCGAGGGCCAGCCTCTGGCAGGCTACGCAGAGACTCAGCAGCAAGTGACTGTCCGGCCTG GATCCGTGGGGATGAGTCTGAACGTGGAAGGAGAGTGGCGCTACCTCTAG
- the MEIS3 gene encoding homeobox protein Meis3 isoform X2 has translation MKQPCAEACVQTRRCFPRSCLGGWTLPLPLPPPAPAQALADPPLASSHQNVSSHILHAGSSLSGTLGDREGQFPDTGAVAWAPGGEAAGVDRGRPPPRPPQYDELPHYPRLPDGFPEAAPSAPRAPGPYGPPRPPQPPAPGLDSDGLKRDKDEIYGHPLFPLLALVFEKCELATCSPRDGASPGLGSPPGGDVCSSDSFNEDIAAFAKQVRSERPLFSSNPELDNLMVQAIQVLRFHLLELEKVSTAPPRSIGVSPHVPCAPRPWPLGGPPSTPVPPQVHDLCDNFCHRYITCLKGKMPIDLVIEDRDSGCKDDLEDYPAPCPSLPDQSTTWIRDQEDSGSVQLGTPGPSSGGLASHSGDNSSDQGDGLDTSVASPSSGGEEEELDQERRRNKKRGIFPKVATNIMRAWLFQHLSHPYPSEEQKKQLAQDTGLTILQVNNWFINARRRIVQPMIDQSNRTGQGAAFSPEGQPLAGYAETQQQVTVRPGSVGMSLNVEGEWRYL, from the exons ATGAAACAGCCCTGCGCGGAAGCGTGTGTACAAACAAGGCGCTGTTTCCCCAGGAGCTGCCTGGGCGGGTggaccctgcctctccctctccctccccccgcaCCTGCTCAGGCTCTGGCTGACCCTCCCCTGGCCAGCAGTCACCAGAATGTGAGCTCCCACATTCTCCATGCGGGCAGTTCGCTCTCTGGGACACTTGGAGACCGGGAGGGACAGTTCCCGGACACGGGGGCTGTCGCCTGGGCGCCAGGTGGGGAGGCTGCTGGGGTGGACAGGGGCCGACCtccgccccgccctccccagtACGATGAGCTGCCCCACTACCCACGCCTCCCGGACGGCTTCCCTGAGGCAGCACCCTCGGCACCCAGAGCCCCCGGGCCCTacggcccgccccggcccccccagccccctgccccaggcctggacAGTGACGGCCTGAAGAGGGACAAGGACGAGATCTACGG ACACCCGCTCTTCCCGCTGCTGGCCCTGGTCTTTGAGAAATGTGAGCTGGCCACGTGCTCACCTCGTGATGGGGCCAGCCCGGGGCTGGGCAGTCCCCCGGGCGGCGACGTCTGCTCCTCCGATTCCTTCAATGAGGACATCGCTGCCTTTGCCAAGCAG GTCCGCTCCGAGAGGCCCCTCTTCTCCTCCAACCCAGAGCTGGACAACCTG ATGGTCCAGGCCATCCAGGTGCTGCGGTTCCACCTGCTGGAGCTGGAGAAGGTGAgcaccgccccgccccgctccatCGGGGTCTCTCCCCACGTGCCCTGCGcaccccggccctggcccctgggTGGCCCCCCCAGTACCCCGGTGCCCCCCCAGGTCCACGACCTGTGCGACAACTTCTGTCACCGCTACATCACCTGCCTCAAGGGGAAGATGCCCATCGACCTGGTCATTGAGGACCGCGACAGCGGCTGCAAGGACGACCTCGAGGACTAcccggccccctgccccagcctcccagaCCAG TCTACCACGTGGATTAGAGACCAGGAGGACAGTGGGTCTGTGCAGCTGGGGACCCCGGGTCCCTCCAGCGGAGGCCTGGCCTCTCACAGTGGGGACAACTCCAGTGACCAAG GGGATGGCCTGGACACCAGCGTGGCCTCTCCCAGTTCCGGgggcgaggaggaggagctggaccaggagcgGCGGCGCAACAAGAAGCGGGGGATCTTCCCCAAGGTGGCCACCAACATCATGAGGGCCTGGCTGTTCCAGCACCTCTCG CACCCGTACCCCTCCGAGGAGCAGAAGAAGCAGCTGGCGCAGGACACGGGGCTCACCATCCTACAGGTCAACAACTG GTTCATTAACGCCCGGAGGCGCATCGTGCAGCCCATGATCGACCAATCCAACCGCACAG GGCAGGGCGCGGCCTTCAGCCCCGAGGGCCAGCCTCTGGCAGGCTACGCAGAGACTCAGCAGCAAGTGACTGTCCGGCCTG GATCCGTGGGGATGAGTCTGAACGTGGAAGGAGAGTGGCGCTACCTCTAG
- the MEIS3 gene encoding homeobox protein Meis3 isoform X4 produces MKQPCAEACVQTRRCFPRSCLGGWTLPLPLPPPAPAQALADPPLASSHQNVSSHILHAGSSLSGTLGDREGQFPDTGAVAWAPGGEAAGVDRGRPPPRPPQYDELPHYPRLPDGFPEAAPSAPRAPGPYGPPRPPQPPAPGLDSDGLKRDKDEIYGHPLFPLLALVFEKCELATCSPRDGASPGLGSPPGGDVCSSDSFNEDIAAFAKQVGARVLGAPGQLRGGWGETAVPCRPLSCLQVRSERPLFSSNPELDNLMVQAIQVLRFHLLELEKGKMPIDLVIEDRDSGCKDDLEDYPAPCPSLPDQSTTWIRDQEDSGSVQLGTPGPSSGGLASHSGDNSSDQACLSPPGDGLDTSVASPSSGGEEEELDQERRRNKKRGIFPKVATNIMRAWLFQHLSHPYPSEEQKKQLAQDTGLTILQVNNWFINARRRIVQPMIDQSNRTGQGAAFSPEGQPLAGYAETQQQVTVRPGSVGMSLNVEGEWRYL; encoded by the exons ATGAAACAGCCCTGCGCGGAAGCGTGTGTACAAACAAGGCGCTGTTTCCCCAGGAGCTGCCTGGGCGGGTggaccctgcctctccctctccctccccccgcaCCTGCTCAGGCTCTGGCTGACCCTCCCCTGGCCAGCAGTCACCAGAATGTGAGCTCCCACATTCTCCATGCGGGCAGTTCGCTCTCTGGGACACTTGGAGACCGGGAGGGACAGTTCCCGGACACGGGGGCTGTCGCCTGGGCGCCAGGTGGGGAGGCTGCTGGGGTGGACAGGGGCCGACCtccgccccgccctccccagtACGATGAGCTGCCCCACTACCCACGCCTCCCGGACGGCTTCCCTGAGGCAGCACCCTCGGCACCCAGAGCCCCCGGGCCCTacggcccgccccggcccccccagccccctgccccaggcctggacAGTGACGGCCTGAAGAGGGACAAGGACGAGATCTACGG ACACCCGCTCTTCCCGCTGCTGGCCCTGGTCTTTGAGAAATGTGAGCTGGCCACGTGCTCACCTCGTGATGGGGCCAGCCCGGGGCTGGGCAGTCCCCCGGGCGGCGACGTCTGCTCCTCCGATTCCTTCAATGAGGACATCGCTGCCTTTGCCAAGCAGGTGGGCGCCCGCGTCCTCGGCGCGCCGGGACAGCTGcgaggagggtggggggagacggCTGTGCCCTGCCGGCCTCTCTCTTGCCTCCAGGTCCGCTCCGAGAGGCCCCTCTTCTCCTCCAACCCAGAGCTGGACAACCTG ATGGTCCAGGCCATCCAGGTGCTGCGGTTCCACCTGCTGGAGCTGGAGAAG GGGAAGATGCCCATCGACCTGGTCATTGAGGACCGCGACAGCGGCTGCAAGGACGACCTCGAGGACTAcccggccccctgccccagcctcccagaCCAG TCTACCACGTGGATTAGAGACCAGGAGGACAGTGGGTCTGTGCAGCTGGGGACCCCGGGTCCCTCCAGCGGAGGCCTGGCCTCTCACAGTGGGGACAACTCCAGTGACCAAG CTTGCCTGTCACCTCCAGGGGATGGCCTGGACACCAGCGTGGCCTCTCCCAGTTCCGGgggcgaggaggaggagctggaccaggagcgGCGGCGCAACAAGAAGCGGGGGATCTTCCCCAAGGTGGCCACCAACATCATGAGGGCCTGGCTGTTCCAGCACCTCTCG CACCCGTACCCCTCCGAGGAGCAGAAGAAGCAGCTGGCGCAGGACACGGGGCTCACCATCCTACAGGTCAACAACTG GTTCATTAACGCCCGGAGGCGCATCGTGCAGCCCATGATCGACCAATCCAACCGCACAG GGCAGGGCGCGGCCTTCAGCCCCGAGGGCCAGCCTCTGGCAGGCTACGCAGAGACTCAGCAGCAAGTGACTGTCCGGCCTG GATCCGTGGGGATGAGTCTGAACGTGGAAGGAGAGTGGCGCTACCTCTAG
- the MEIS3 gene encoding homeobox protein Meis3 isoform X9, giving the protein MARRYDELPHYPRLPDGFPEAAPSAPRAPGPYGPPRPPQPPAPGLDSDGLKRDKDEIYGHPLFPLLALVFEKCELATCSPRDGASPGLGSPPGGDVCSSDSFNEDIAAFAKQVGARVLGAPGQLRGGWGETAVPCRPLSCLQVRSERPLFSSNPELDNLMVQAIQVLRFHLLELEKVHDLCDNFCHRYITCLKGKMPIDLVIEDRDSGCKDDLEDYPAPCPSLPDQSTTWIRDQEDSGSVQLGTPGPSSGGLASHSGDNSSDQACLSPPGDGLDTSVASPSSGGEEEELDQERRRNKKRGIFPKVATNIMRAWLFQHLSHPYPSEEQKKQLAQDTGLTILQVNNWFINARRRIVQPMIDQSNRTGQGAAFSPEGQPLAGYAETQQQVTVRPGSVGMSLNVEGEWRYL; this is encoded by the exons ATGGCCCGGAGG tACGATGAGCTGCCCCACTACCCACGCCTCCCGGACGGCTTCCCTGAGGCAGCACCCTCGGCACCCAGAGCCCCCGGGCCCTacggcccgccccggcccccccagccccctgccccaggcctggacAGTGACGGCCTGAAGAGGGACAAGGACGAGATCTACGG ACACCCGCTCTTCCCGCTGCTGGCCCTGGTCTTTGAGAAATGTGAGCTGGCCACGTGCTCACCTCGTGATGGGGCCAGCCCGGGGCTGGGCAGTCCCCCGGGCGGCGACGTCTGCTCCTCCGATTCCTTCAATGAGGACATCGCTGCCTTTGCCAAGCAGGTGGGCGCCCGCGTCCTCGGCGCGCCGGGACAGCTGcgaggagggtggggggagacggCTGTGCCCTGCCGGCCTCTCTCTTGCCTCCAGGTCCGCTCCGAGAGGCCCCTCTTCTCCTCCAACCCAGAGCTGGACAACCTG ATGGTCCAGGCCATCCAGGTGCTGCGGTTCCACCTGCTGGAGCTGGAGAAG GTCCACGACCTGTGCGACAACTTCTGTCACCGCTACATCACCTGCCTCAAGGGGAAGATGCCCATCGACCTGGTCATTGAGGACCGCGACAGCGGCTGCAAGGACGACCTCGAGGACTAcccggccccctgccccagcctcccagaCCAG TCTACCACGTGGATTAGAGACCAGGAGGACAGTGGGTCTGTGCAGCTGGGGACCCCGGGTCCCTCCAGCGGAGGCCTGGCCTCTCACAGTGGGGACAACTCCAGTGACCAAG CTTGCCTGTCACCTCCAGGGGATGGCCTGGACACCAGCGTGGCCTCTCCCAGTTCCGGgggcgaggaggaggagctggaccaggagcgGCGGCGCAACAAGAAGCGGGGGATCTTCCCCAAGGTGGCCACCAACATCATGAGGGCCTGGCTGTTCCAGCACCTCTCG CACCCGTACCCCTCCGAGGAGCAGAAGAAGCAGCTGGCGCAGGACACGGGGCTCACCATCCTACAGGTCAACAACTG GTTCATTAACGCCCGGAGGCGCATCGTGCAGCCCATGATCGACCAATCCAACCGCACAG GGCAGGGCGCGGCCTTCAGCCCCGAGGGCCAGCCTCTGGCAGGCTACGCAGAGACTCAGCAGCAAGTGACTGTCCGGCCTG GATCCGTGGGGATGAGTCTGAACGTGGAAGGAGAGTGGCGCTACCTCTAG
- the MEIS3 gene encoding homeobox protein Meis3 isoform X11, translated as MARRYDELPHYPRLPDGFPEAAPSAPRAPGPYGPPRPPQPPAPGLDSDGLKRDKDEIYGHPLFPLLALVFEKCELATCSPRDGASPGLGSPPGGDVCSSDSFNEDIAAFAKQVRSERPLFSSNPELDNLMVQAIQVLRFHLLELEKGKMPIDLVIEDRDSGCKDDLEDYPAPCPSLPDQSTTWIRDQEDSGSVQLGTPGPSSGGLASHSGDNSSDQGDGLDTSVASPSSGGEEEELDQERRRNKKRGIFPKVATNIMRAWLFQHLSHPYPSEEQKKQLAQDTGLTILQVNNWFINARRRIVQPMIDQSNRTGQGAAFSPEGQPLAGYAETQQQVTVRPGSVGMSLNVEGEWRYL; from the exons ATGGCCCGGAGG tACGATGAGCTGCCCCACTACCCACGCCTCCCGGACGGCTTCCCTGAGGCAGCACCCTCGGCACCCAGAGCCCCCGGGCCCTacggcccgccccggcccccccagccccctgccccaggcctggacAGTGACGGCCTGAAGAGGGACAAGGACGAGATCTACGG ACACCCGCTCTTCCCGCTGCTGGCCCTGGTCTTTGAGAAATGTGAGCTGGCCACGTGCTCACCTCGTGATGGGGCCAGCCCGGGGCTGGGCAGTCCCCCGGGCGGCGACGTCTGCTCCTCCGATTCCTTCAATGAGGACATCGCTGCCTTTGCCAAGCAG GTCCGCTCCGAGAGGCCCCTCTTCTCCTCCAACCCAGAGCTGGACAACCTG ATGGTCCAGGCCATCCAGGTGCTGCGGTTCCACCTGCTGGAGCTGGAGAAG GGGAAGATGCCCATCGACCTGGTCATTGAGGACCGCGACAGCGGCTGCAAGGACGACCTCGAGGACTAcccggccccctgccccagcctcccagaCCAG TCTACCACGTGGATTAGAGACCAGGAGGACAGTGGGTCTGTGCAGCTGGGGACCCCGGGTCCCTCCAGCGGAGGCCTGGCCTCTCACAGTGGGGACAACTCCAGTGACCAAG GGGATGGCCTGGACACCAGCGTGGCCTCTCCCAGTTCCGGgggcgaggaggaggagctggaccaggagcgGCGGCGCAACAAGAAGCGGGGGATCTTCCCCAAGGTGGCCACCAACATCATGAGGGCCTGGCTGTTCCAGCACCTCTCG CACCCGTACCCCTCCGAGGAGCAGAAGAAGCAGCTGGCGCAGGACACGGGGCTCACCATCCTACAGGTCAACAACTG GTTCATTAACGCCCGGAGGCGCATCGTGCAGCCCATGATCGACCAATCCAACCGCACAG GGCAGGGCGCGGCCTTCAGCCCCGAGGGCCAGCCTCTGGCAGGCTACGCAGAGACTCAGCAGCAAGTGACTGTCCGGCCTG GATCCGTGGGGATGAGTCTGAACGTGGAAGGAGAGTGGCGCTACCTCTAG
- the MEIS3 gene encoding homeobox protein Meis3 isoform X3, with the protein MKQPCAEACVQTRRCFPRSCLGGWTLPLPLPPPAPAQALADPPLASSHQNVSSHILHAGSSLSGTLGDREGQFPDTGAVAWAPGGEAAGVDRGRPPPRPPQYDELPHYPRLPDGFPEAAPSAPRAPGPYGPPRPPQPPAPGLDSDGLKRDKDEIYGHPLFPLLALVFEKCELATCSPRDGASPGLGSPPGGDVCSSDSFNEDIAAFAKQVGARVLGAPGQLRGGWGETAVPCRPLSCLQVRSERPLFSSNPELDNLMVQAIQVLRFHLLELEKVHDLCDNFCHRYITCLKGKMPIDLVIEDRDSGCKDDLEDYPAPCPSLPDQSTTWIRDQEDSGSVQLGTPGPSSGGLASHSGDNSSDQGDGLDTSVASPSSGGEEEELDQERRRNKKRGIFPKVATNIMRAWLFQHLSHPYPSEEQKKQLAQDTGLTILQVNNWFINARRRIVQPMIDQSNRTGQGAAFSPEGQPLAGYAETQQQVTVRPGSVGMSLNVEGEWRYL; encoded by the exons ATGAAACAGCCCTGCGCGGAAGCGTGTGTACAAACAAGGCGCTGTTTCCCCAGGAGCTGCCTGGGCGGGTggaccctgcctctccctctccctccccccgcaCCTGCTCAGGCTCTGGCTGACCCTCCCCTGGCCAGCAGTCACCAGAATGTGAGCTCCCACATTCTCCATGCGGGCAGTTCGCTCTCTGGGACACTTGGAGACCGGGAGGGACAGTTCCCGGACACGGGGGCTGTCGCCTGGGCGCCAGGTGGGGAGGCTGCTGGGGTGGACAGGGGCCGACCtccgccccgccctccccagtACGATGAGCTGCCCCACTACCCACGCCTCCCGGACGGCTTCCCTGAGGCAGCACCCTCGGCACCCAGAGCCCCCGGGCCCTacggcccgccccggcccccccagccccctgccccaggcctggacAGTGACGGCCTGAAGAGGGACAAGGACGAGATCTACGG ACACCCGCTCTTCCCGCTGCTGGCCCTGGTCTTTGAGAAATGTGAGCTGGCCACGTGCTCACCTCGTGATGGGGCCAGCCCGGGGCTGGGCAGTCCCCCGGGCGGCGACGTCTGCTCCTCCGATTCCTTCAATGAGGACATCGCTGCCTTTGCCAAGCAGGTGGGCGCCCGCGTCCTCGGCGCGCCGGGACAGCTGcgaggagggtggggggagacggCTGTGCCCTGCCGGCCTCTCTCTTGCCTCCAGGTCCGCTCCGAGAGGCCCCTCTTCTCCTCCAACCCAGAGCTGGACAACCTG ATGGTCCAGGCCATCCAGGTGCTGCGGTTCCACCTGCTGGAGCTGGAGAAG GTCCACGACCTGTGCGACAACTTCTGTCACCGCTACATCACCTGCCTCAAGGGGAAGATGCCCATCGACCTGGTCATTGAGGACCGCGACAGCGGCTGCAAGGACGACCTCGAGGACTAcccggccccctgccccagcctcccagaCCAG TCTACCACGTGGATTAGAGACCAGGAGGACAGTGGGTCTGTGCAGCTGGGGACCCCGGGTCCCTCCAGCGGAGGCCTGGCCTCTCACAGTGGGGACAACTCCAGTGACCAAG GGGATGGCCTGGACACCAGCGTGGCCTCTCCCAGTTCCGGgggcgaggaggaggagctggaccaggagcgGCGGCGCAACAAGAAGCGGGGGATCTTCCCCAAGGTGGCCACCAACATCATGAGGGCCTGGCTGTTCCAGCACCTCTCG CACCCGTACCCCTCCGAGGAGCAGAAGAAGCAGCTGGCGCAGGACACGGGGCTCACCATCCTACAGGTCAACAACTG GTTCATTAACGCCCGGAGGCGCATCGTGCAGCCCATGATCGACCAATCCAACCGCACAG GGCAGGGCGCGGCCTTCAGCCCCGAGGGCCAGCCTCTGGCAGGCTACGCAGAGACTCAGCAGCAAGTGACTGTCCGGCCTG GATCCGTGGGGATGAGTCTGAACGTGGAAGGAGAGTGGCGCTACCTCTAG
- the MEIS3 gene encoding homeobox protein Meis3 isoform X1, translated as MKQPCAEACVQTRRCFPRSCLGGWTLPLPLPPPAPAQALADPPLASSHQNVSSHILHAGSSLSGTLGDREGQFPDTGAVAWAPGGEAAGVDRGRPPPRPPQYDELPHYPRLPDGFPEAAPSAPRAPGPYGPPRPPQPPAPGLDSDGLKRDKDEIYGHPLFPLLALVFEKCELATCSPRDGASPGLGSPPGGDVCSSDSFNEDIAAFAKQVGARVLGAPGQLRGGWGETAVPCRPLSCLQVRSERPLFSSNPELDNLMVQAIQVLRFHLLELEKVHDLCDNFCHRYITCLKGKMPIDLVIEDRDSGCKDDLEDYPAPCPSLPDQSTTWIRDQEDSGSVQLGTPGPSSGGLASHSGDNSSDQACLSPPGDGLDTSVASPSSGGEEEELDQERRRNKKRGIFPKVATNIMRAWLFQHLSHPYPSEEQKKQLAQDTGLTILQVNNWFINARRRIVQPMIDQSNRTGQGAAFSPEGQPLAGYAETQQQVTVRPGSVGMSLNVEGEWRYL; from the exons ATGAAACAGCCCTGCGCGGAAGCGTGTGTACAAACAAGGCGCTGTTTCCCCAGGAGCTGCCTGGGCGGGTggaccctgcctctccctctccctccccccgcaCCTGCTCAGGCTCTGGCTGACCCTCCCCTGGCCAGCAGTCACCAGAATGTGAGCTCCCACATTCTCCATGCGGGCAGTTCGCTCTCTGGGACACTTGGAGACCGGGAGGGACAGTTCCCGGACACGGGGGCTGTCGCCTGGGCGCCAGGTGGGGAGGCTGCTGGGGTGGACAGGGGCCGACCtccgccccgccctccccagtACGATGAGCTGCCCCACTACCCACGCCTCCCGGACGGCTTCCCTGAGGCAGCACCCTCGGCACCCAGAGCCCCCGGGCCCTacggcccgccccggcccccccagccccctgccccaggcctggacAGTGACGGCCTGAAGAGGGACAAGGACGAGATCTACGG ACACCCGCTCTTCCCGCTGCTGGCCCTGGTCTTTGAGAAATGTGAGCTGGCCACGTGCTCACCTCGTGATGGGGCCAGCCCGGGGCTGGGCAGTCCCCCGGGCGGCGACGTCTGCTCCTCCGATTCCTTCAATGAGGACATCGCTGCCTTTGCCAAGCAGGTGGGCGCCCGCGTCCTCGGCGCGCCGGGACAGCTGcgaggagggtggggggagacggCTGTGCCCTGCCGGCCTCTCTCTTGCCTCCAGGTCCGCTCCGAGAGGCCCCTCTTCTCCTCCAACCCAGAGCTGGACAACCTG ATGGTCCAGGCCATCCAGGTGCTGCGGTTCCACCTGCTGGAGCTGGAGAAG GTCCACGACCTGTGCGACAACTTCTGTCACCGCTACATCACCTGCCTCAAGGGGAAGATGCCCATCGACCTGGTCATTGAGGACCGCGACAGCGGCTGCAAGGACGACCTCGAGGACTAcccggccccctgccccagcctcccagaCCAG TCTACCACGTGGATTAGAGACCAGGAGGACAGTGGGTCTGTGCAGCTGGGGACCCCGGGTCCCTCCAGCGGAGGCCTGGCCTCTCACAGTGGGGACAACTCCAGTGACCAAG CTTGCCTGTCACCTCCAGGGGATGGCCTGGACACCAGCGTGGCCTCTCCCAGTTCCGGgggcgaggaggaggagctggaccaggagcgGCGGCGCAACAAGAAGCGGGGGATCTTCCCCAAGGTGGCCACCAACATCATGAGGGCCTGGCTGTTCCAGCACCTCTCG CACCCGTACCCCTCCGAGGAGCAGAAGAAGCAGCTGGCGCAGGACACGGGGCTCACCATCCTACAGGTCAACAACTG GTTCATTAACGCCCGGAGGCGCATCGTGCAGCCCATGATCGACCAATCCAACCGCACAG GGCAGGGCGCGGCCTTCAGCCCCGAGGGCCAGCCTCTGGCAGGCTACGCAGAGACTCAGCAGCAAGTGACTGTCCGGCCTG GATCCGTGGGGATGAGTCTGAACGTGGAAGGAGAGTGGCGCTACCTCTAG
- the MEIS3 gene encoding homeobox protein Meis3 isoform X8 → MKQPCAEACVQTRRCFPRSCLGGWTLPLPLPPPAPAQALADPPLASSHQNVSSHILHAGSSLSGTLGDREGQFPDTGAVAWAPGGEAAGVDRGRPPPRPPQYDELPHYPRLPDGFPEAAPSAPRAPGPYGPPRPPQPPAPGLDSDGLKRDKDEIYGHPLFPLLALVFEKCELATCSPRDGASPGLGSPPGGDVCSSDSFNEDIAAFAKQVRSERPLFSSNPELDNLMVQAIQVLRFHLLELEKGKMPIDLVIEDRDSGCKDDLEDYPAPCPSLPDQSTTWIRDQEDSGSVQLGTPGPSSGGLASHSGDNSSDQGDGLDTSVASPSSGGEEEELDQERRRNKKRGIFPKVATNIMRAWLFQHLSHPYPSEEQKKQLAQDTGLTILQVNNWFINARRRIVQPMIDQSNRTGQGAAFSPEGQPLAGYAETQQQVTVRPGSVGMSLNVEGEWRYL, encoded by the exons ATGAAACAGCCCTGCGCGGAAGCGTGTGTACAAACAAGGCGCTGTTTCCCCAGGAGCTGCCTGGGCGGGTggaccctgcctctccctctccctccccccgcaCCTGCTCAGGCTCTGGCTGACCCTCCCCTGGCCAGCAGTCACCAGAATGTGAGCTCCCACATTCTCCATGCGGGCAGTTCGCTCTCTGGGACACTTGGAGACCGGGAGGGACAGTTCCCGGACACGGGGGCTGTCGCCTGGGCGCCAGGTGGGGAGGCTGCTGGGGTGGACAGGGGCCGACCtccgccccgccctccccagtACGATGAGCTGCCCCACTACCCACGCCTCCCGGACGGCTTCCCTGAGGCAGCACCCTCGGCACCCAGAGCCCCCGGGCCCTacggcccgccccggcccccccagccccctgccccaggcctggacAGTGACGGCCTGAAGAGGGACAAGGACGAGATCTACGG ACACCCGCTCTTCCCGCTGCTGGCCCTGGTCTTTGAGAAATGTGAGCTGGCCACGTGCTCACCTCGTGATGGGGCCAGCCCGGGGCTGGGCAGTCCCCCGGGCGGCGACGTCTGCTCCTCCGATTCCTTCAATGAGGACATCGCTGCCTTTGCCAAGCAG GTCCGCTCCGAGAGGCCCCTCTTCTCCTCCAACCCAGAGCTGGACAACCTG ATGGTCCAGGCCATCCAGGTGCTGCGGTTCCACCTGCTGGAGCTGGAGAAG GGGAAGATGCCCATCGACCTGGTCATTGAGGACCGCGACAGCGGCTGCAAGGACGACCTCGAGGACTAcccggccccctgccccagcctcccagaCCAG TCTACCACGTGGATTAGAGACCAGGAGGACAGTGGGTCTGTGCAGCTGGGGACCCCGGGTCCCTCCAGCGGAGGCCTGGCCTCTCACAGTGGGGACAACTCCAGTGACCAAG GGGATGGCCTGGACACCAGCGTGGCCTCTCCCAGTTCCGGgggcgaggaggaggagctggaccaggagcgGCGGCGCAACAAGAAGCGGGGGATCTTCCCCAAGGTGGCCACCAACATCATGAGGGCCTGGCTGTTCCAGCACCTCTCG CACCCGTACCCCTCCGAGGAGCAGAAGAAGCAGCTGGCGCAGGACACGGGGCTCACCATCCTACAGGTCAACAACTG GTTCATTAACGCCCGGAGGCGCATCGTGCAGCCCATGATCGACCAATCCAACCGCACAG GGCAGGGCGCGGCCTTCAGCCCCGAGGGCCAGCCTCTGGCAGGCTACGCAGAGACTCAGCAGCAAGTGACTGTCCGGCCTG GATCCGTGGGGATGAGTCTGAACGTGGAAGGAGAGTGGCGCTACCTCTAG